From a region of the Pukyongiella litopenaei genome:
- the tkt gene encoding transketolase, producing MDLSALRTANPEHWTKAAAIRALTLDAVHAANSGHSGMPMGMADVATVLFEKHLKFDASAPDWPDRDRFILSAGHGSMLLYSLLYLTGYEDMTLEQVRNFRQWGARTAGHPEYGHAKGIETTTGPLGQGIANSVGFALAEEIQRAHYGRKVVDHHTYVIAGDGCLMEGVSQEAISFAGKHALSRLIVLWDNNNITIDGTVDMADSTDQVARFRASGWHVQQIDGHDPAAIDEAIARAKTTRKPSMIACKTHIALGHAAQDTSKGHGALTDPDQLKAAKEAYGWTTPAFVVPDDVKTAWEAIGARGAAARAEWEARFASISERRQAEFRRAYARELPRKLTGTIRALKKQASEAGHKVATRKSSEMVLELVNPVLRETVGGSADLTGSNNTKTGDLGVFGADNRKGRYIHWGIREHGMAAAMNGMALHGGIRPYGGTFMAFTDYARPSMRLAALMRIPTVFVMTHDSIGLGEDGPTHQPVEHLAISRATPNTWVFRPADTVETAEAWELALSSTETPSVLSLTRQGLPTVRTQHKGRNLSAQGAYVLADATAKRQAILIATGSEVSIAMAARELLEAEDIGTRVVSMPCMELFATQDETYRRKVLPAGAVRVGIEAAVRDGGWDRWLLGERGKEAKAGFIGMDSFGASAPAEVLYEKFGITAEATVAKVKELLG from the coding sequence TTGGATCTTTCCGCCCTGCGCACCGCCAATCCCGAACACTGGACCAAGGCCGCAGCCATCCGCGCGTTGACGCTGGATGCCGTTCATGCCGCCAACTCGGGCCATTCCGGCATGCCGATGGGCATGGCCGACGTGGCCACCGTGCTGTTCGAAAAACACCTGAAATTCGATGCCTCGGCGCCCGACTGGCCCGATCGCGACCGGTTCATCCTGTCCGCCGGGCACGGCTCGATGCTGCTCTATTCGCTGCTCTACCTGACCGGCTACGAGGACATGACGCTGGAGCAGGTCCGGAACTTCCGCCAATGGGGCGCGCGCACGGCGGGGCACCCGGAATACGGCCACGCCAAGGGCATCGAGACGACCACCGGCCCGCTGGGCCAGGGCATCGCCAACTCGGTCGGTTTCGCGCTGGCGGAGGAAATCCAGCGCGCCCATTACGGCCGCAAGGTGGTGGATCACCACACCTATGTGATCGCCGGTGACGGCTGCCTGATGGAAGGCGTCAGCCAGGAAGCGATCAGCTTTGCCGGCAAGCACGCGCTGTCGCGGCTGATCGTGCTGTGGGACAACAACAACATCACCATCGACGGCACCGTGGACATGGCCGACAGCACCGACCAGGTGGCCCGGTTCCGCGCCTCGGGCTGGCATGTGCAGCAGATCGACGGCCACGACCCGGCCGCCATCGACGAAGCCATTGCCCGCGCCAAGACCACCCGCAAGCCGTCGATGATCGCCTGCAAGACCCATATCGCACTCGGCCACGCCGCCCAGGACACCTCCAAGGGCCACGGCGCCCTGACCGACCCGGACCAGCTCAAGGCCGCGAAAGAGGCCTATGGCTGGACCACCCCGGCCTTCGTCGTGCCCGATGACGTGAAAACCGCCTGGGAAGCGATCGGCGCCCGCGGCGCCGCGGCCCGCGCCGAATGGGAGGCCCGGTTCGCCTCGATCTCCGAGCGGCGCCAGGCCGAGTTCAGACGCGCCTATGCCCGCGAACTGCCCAGGAAACTGACCGGGACCATCCGCGCGCTGAAGAAACAGGCCAGCGAGGCCGGCCACAAGGTAGCCACGCGCAAGAGCTCGGAAATGGTGCTCGAACTGGTCAACCCGGTGCTGCGCGAAACCGTGGGCGGCTCGGCCGACCTGACCGGGTCGAACAACACCAAGACCGGGGATCTCGGCGTTTTCGGCGCCGACAACCGCAAGGGCCGCTACATCCACTGGGGTATCCGCGAACACGGCATGGCGGCGGCGATGAACGGCATGGCGCTGCATGGTGGTATCCGCCCCTATGGCGGCACCTTCATGGCGTTCACCGACTATGCCCGCCCGTCGATGCGGCTGGCCGCGCTGATGCGGATCCCGACCGTGTTCGTGATGACCCATGACAGTATCGGCCTGGGCGAAGACGGCCCCACCCACCAGCCGGTGGAACACCTGGCCATTTCCCGCGCCACGCCGAACACATGGGTGTTCCGCCCCGCCGACACCGTGGAGACCGCCGAGGCCTGGGAACTGGCGCTGAGTTCGACGGAAACCCCGTCCGTCCTGTCGCTGACCCGGCAGGGGCTGCCGACGGTGCGCACCCAGCACAAGGGCCGCAACCTGTCCGCGCAGGGGGCCTATGTGCTGGCCGACGCCACCGCCAAACGGCAGGCGATCCTGATCGCCACCGGGTCCGAAGTGTCGATCGCGATGGCCGCGCGCGAATTGCTCGAGGCCGAGGACATCGGCACCCGTGTCGTGTCGATGCCCTGCATGGAACTGTTCGCCACGCAGGACGAAACCTATCGCCGCAAGGTGCTGCCCGCCGGCGCGGTTCGGGTCGGCATCGAGGCCGCCGTCCGCGATGGCGGCTGGGATCGCTGGCTGCTGGGCGAACGCGGGAAGGAAGCCAAGGCCGGTTTCATCGGCATGGACAGCTTTGGCGCCTCCGCGCCCGCCGAGGTGCTCTACGAGAAATTCGGCATCACCGCCGAG
- a CDS encoding cell division protein ZapA, translated as MPEVTIQIGGRGFDVSCQPGEEEFLHSAARMLDDEAQVLADQLGRMPEAKMLLMAGLMLADRTAAVEDKARRLEMQLAERDAEITRLNNAPPPEPQQIQVPVVPDSLTESLAELVARAEALAAQAEEHGDQNT; from the coding sequence ATGCCAGAGGTAACGATCCAGATCGGCGGGCGCGGGTTCGATGTGTCGTGCCAGCCCGGAGAAGAGGAATTCCTGCATTCCGCGGCGCGGATGCTGGATGACGAGGCGCAGGTTCTGGCCGATCAGTTGGGCCGGATGCCCGAGGCAAAGATGCTGCTGATGGCCGGGCTCATGCTGGCCGACCGCACCGCCGCCGTCGAGGACAAGGCGCGGCGGCTGGAAATGCAGCTGGCCGAACGCGATGCCGAGATCACGCGGCTGAACAACGCCCCCCCGCCCGAGCCGCAGCAGATCCAGGTGCCGGTGGTGCCTGACTCGCTGACGGAGTCGCTGGCCGAACTCGTCGCCCGCGCCGAGGCACTGGCCGCGCAGGCCGAAGAACATGGAGACCAGAACACATGA
- a CDS encoding MliC family protein, which yields MNRHIHIIAAALLALPGIAAAGDGPAVIGATYQCDRAVTLPVTFINPGDAPGLAVMMVEGKLVALRQATSGSGVRYVALDEQDSYRLYTKGSDAFVTHMAADHTAEEATILDGCHTETGF from the coding sequence ATGAACCGGCATATCCACATCATTGCGGCGGCCCTGCTGGCGCTGCCGGGGATCGCGGCGGCCGGGGATGGCCCCGCCGTCATCGGCGCGACCTATCAATGCGACCGCGCGGTGACGCTGCCGGTGACGTTCATCAACCCCGGCGACGCGCCGGGGCTGGCGGTGATGATGGTCGAGGGCAAGCTGGTCGCGCTCCGGCAGGCGACGAGCGGATCGGGCGTGCGCTATGTGGCGCTGGACGAGCAGGACAGCTATCGCCTCTACACCAAGGGCAGCGATGCGTTCGTCACCCATATGGCGGCCGACCACACCGCCGAAGAGGCAACCATACTGGACGGTTGCCACACCGAAACCGGGTTCTGA
- the grxD gene encoding Grx4 family monothiol glutaredoxin gives MTNAKTRIDETVNANDVVLYMKGTKEMPQCGFSSRVAGVLNYMGVNYVDVNVLADDEIRQGIKDYSDWPTIPQLYVKGEFVGGCDIITEMTLSGELDTLFEQNGVSYDKDAADKIREANA, from the coding sequence ATGACCAATGCCAAGACCCGCATCGACGAAACCGTGAATGCCAATGACGTGGTGCTCTACATGAAGGGCACCAAGGAAATGCCCCAATGCGGGTTCTCGTCCCGCGTCGCCGGCGTGCTGAACTACATGGGCGTGAACTATGTCGATGTGAACGTGCTCGCCGATGACGAGATTCGGCAGGGCATCAAGGATTACTCGGACTGGCCGACCATTCCGCAGCTCTATGTGAAGGGCGAATTCGTCGGCGGCTGCGACATCATCACCGAGATGACCCTGTCGGGCGAGCTGGACACATTGTTCGAGCAGAACGGCGTGTCCTATGACAAGGACGCCGCCGACAAGATCCGCGAAGCCAACGCCTGA
- a CDS encoding BolA/IbaG family iron-sulfur metabolism protein translates to MAMSAHEIEALIRSAFPQAKITITDLAGDGNHYAAEVIDESFRGQNRVQQQRAVYAALKGKMDGPTGDLHALALTTKAPD, encoded by the coding sequence ATGGCCATGTCAGCCCACGAGATCGAGGCCCTGATCCGCAGCGCCTTTCCGCAGGCAAAGATCACCATCACCGACCTGGCCGGTGACGGAAACCATTACGCCGCCGAAGTGATCGACGAAAGCTTTCGGGGCCAGAACCGCGTGCAGCAGCAACGCGCGGTCTATGCCGCGCTCAAGGGCAAGATGGACGGCCCCACGGGCGATCTGCATGCGCTGGCGCTGACCACCAAGGCGCCCGACTGA
- the purL gene encoding phosphoribosylformylglycinamidine synthase subunit PurL — translation MQDPAITPELIAAHGLKPDEYAMILDIIGREPSFTELGIFSAMWNEHCSYKSSKKWLRTLPTEGPQVICGPGENAGVVDIGDGQAVVFKMESHNHPSYIEPYQGAATGVGGILRDVFTMGARPVAAMNSLSFGEPDHPRTRRLVNGVVEGIGGYGNCFGVPTVGGEVRFHAAYNGNCLVNAFAAGLADSDKIFYSAASGVGMPVVYLGAKTGRDGVGGATMASAEFDDTIEEKRPTVQVGDPFTEKRLMEATLELMQTGAVISIQDMGAAGLTCSAVEMGDKGGLGIRLDLDAVPQREEGMTAYEMMLSESQERMLMVLRPEKEAEAKAVFDKWDLDFAIVGETIPEDRFLILHGNTVKADLPLSKLSSTAPEYDRPWAPTPAAEPLADVPQIDPVDALRALIGSPNYAAKQWVYEQYDSMVMADTVRTPGLGAGIVRVHGTGKALAFASDVTPRYVRANPEEGGKQAVAEAFRNLCAVGATPLATTDNLNFGNPEKPEIMGQFVGAIKGIGAACAALDMPIVSGNVSLYNETDGAAILPTPTIGAVGLIAEADDIIGAQVRDGHVALVVGETTGHLGQSALLAEVFNREEGDAPPVDLAAERRNGEYIRANRAFIKACTDLSDGGLALAAFEMAEAAGVGVQLDSDDTATLFGEDQGRYLVACNFDQAEALMIAAGQAGVPIASVGRFTGDTVRFGGSEAPLHELAAIYRETFAASAT, via the coding sequence ATGCAGGATCCTGCCATCACGCCCGAGCTGATCGCCGCCCACGGGCTCAAGCCCGACGAATACGCGATGATCCTCGACATCATCGGGCGCGAGCCCTCCTTTACCGAACTGGGCATCTTTTCGGCGATGTGGAACGAACATTGTTCCTACAAGTCGTCCAAGAAATGGCTGCGGACCCTGCCCACCGAAGGCCCGCAGGTGATCTGCGGCCCGGGCGAGAACGCCGGCGTGGTGGATATCGGCGACGGCCAGGCCGTGGTCTTCAAGATGGAGAGCCACAACCACCCCTCCTATATCGAACCCTACCAGGGCGCGGCGACCGGCGTGGGCGGCATCCTGCGCGACGTGTTCACCATGGGCGCGCGGCCCGTCGCGGCGATGAACTCGCTCAGCTTCGGCGAGCCGGACCACCCCAGGACCCGGCGGCTGGTGAATGGCGTGGTCGAGGGGATCGGCGGCTATGGCAACTGTTTCGGCGTGCCCACCGTCGGCGGCGAAGTGCGGTTCCACGCCGCCTATAACGGCAACTGCCTGGTGAATGCCTTTGCCGCCGGGCTCGCCGACAGCGACAAGATCTTCTATTCCGCCGCCTCGGGCGTCGGCATGCCGGTGGTCTATCTGGGCGCCAAGACCGGGCGCGACGGGGTCGGCGGCGCCACCATGGCCAGCGCCGAGTTCGACGACACCATCGAGGAAAAGCGCCCCACCGTTCAGGTCGGCGATCCATTCACCGAGAAACGGCTGATGGAGGCGACGCTGGAACTGATGCAGACCGGCGCCGTGATCTCGATCCAGGACATGGGCGCGGCCGGGCTGACCTGCTCGGCGGTCGAGATGGGCGACAAGGGCGGGCTGGGCATCCGGCTCGATCTCGACGCGGTGCCGCAGCGCGAAGAAGGCATGACCGCCTACGAGATGATGCTGTCGGAATCGCAGGAACGGATGCTGATGGTGCTGCGCCCCGAGAAGGAGGCCGAGGCCAAGGCGGTGTTCGACAAATGGGACCTGGATTTCGCCATTGTCGGCGAAACCATTCCCGAGGACCGGTTCCTGATCCTGCATGGCAACACGGTCAAGGCCGACCTGCCGCTGTCGAAACTGTCCTCGACCGCGCCGGAATACGACCGCCCGTGGGCCCCCACCCCGGCCGCCGAACCGCTGGCCGACGTGCCGCAGATCGACCCGGTCGATGCGCTCAGGGCGCTGATCGGCTCGCCCAACTACGCGGCCAAGCAATGGGTCTATGAGCAATATGATTCGATGGTTATGGCCGACACCGTGCGCACGCCCGGGCTGGGCGCGGGCATCGTGCGGGTGCATGGCACCGGCAAGGCGCTGGCATTCGCCAGCGACGTGACGCCGCGCTATGTGCGCGCGAACCCCGAGGAAGGCGGCAAACAGGCCGTGGCCGAAGCGTTCCGCAACCTCTGCGCAGTAGGCGCCACGCCGCTGGCCACCACCGACAACCTGAATTTCGGCAACCCCGAAAAGCCCGAGATCATGGGCCAGTTCGTCGGCGCGATCAAAGGCATCGGCGCAGCCTGCGCCGCGCTCGACATGCCGATCGTCTCGGGCAACGTGTCGCTCTACAACGAAACCGACGGCGCGGCGATCCTGCCCACGCCGACCATCGGCGCGGTGGGCCTGATCGCCGAGGCCGACGACATCATCGGGGCGCAGGTGCGCGACGGGCATGTGGCGCTGGTGGTGGGCGAGACGACCGGCCACCTGGGCCAGTCGGCGCTTCTGGCCGAGGTGTTCAACCGCGAAGAGGGCGACGCGCCGCCCGTCGATCTCGCGGCCGAGCGGCGCAACGGCGAATACATCCGCGCCAACCGCGCCTTCATCAAGGCCTGCACCGACCTGTCCGATGGCGGGCTGGCGCTGGCGGCCTTTGAAATGGCCGAAGCGGCGGGCGTGGGCGTGCAGCTCGACAGCGACGACACCGCGACGCTGTTCGGCGAGGATCAGGGGCGTTACCTCGTGGCCTGCAATTTCGACCAGGCCGAGGCGCTGATGATCGCCGCCGGGCAGGCCGGGGTGCCGATCGCCAGCGTCGGGCGGTTCACCGGCGACACCGTGCGGTTCGGCGGCTCCGAGGCACCGCTGCATGAACTGGCGGCGATCTATCGCGAGACCTTTGCCGCCAGCGCGACCTGA
- a CDS encoding GNAT family N-acetyltransferase, with protein sequence MTTLSDGFLGDGFHDIPAGRLTAIVTHLEMREAAAPRPVPAPENATLLRVERPETGWYRDLFTRIGALDWLWYSRLSLDDAALAAILHDPAVEVYALDRDGQAIGLLELDFRQPGACELAFFGLTPEAIGGGAGRYLMNRAIDLAWARPIRLFHVHTCTLDHPGALGFYIRSGFTPVRQQIEVAPDPRLSGLLPETAGPHVPLFR encoded by the coding sequence ATGACCACGCTTAGCGACGGGTTTCTTGGCGACGGGTTTCATGACATCCCGGCCGGGCGGCTGACGGCGATCGTCACCCATCTGGAAATGCGCGAGGCCGCCGCGCCGCGTCCGGTGCCCGCGCCGGAAAACGCCACGCTGCTGCGCGTCGAACGACCCGAAACGGGGTGGTATCGCGACCTGTTCACCCGCATCGGCGCGCTGGACTGGCTGTGGTATTCGCGGCTGTCGCTGGACGATGCCGCCCTGGCCGCAATCCTGCACGACCCGGCAGTCGAGGTTTACGCGCTCGACCGCGACGGGCAGGCCATCGGCCTGCTGGAGCTGGATTTTCGCCAACCCGGCGCCTGCGAACTGGCCTTTTTCGGACTGACGCCCGAGGCCATTGGCGGGGGGGCCGGCCGTTACCTGATGAACCGGGCCATCGACCTGGCCTGGGCGCGGCCGATCCGCCTGTTTCATGTCCACACCTGCACGCTGGATCATCCCGGCGCGCTCGGCTTCTACATCCGCAGCGGTTTCACCCCCGTCCGCCAGCAGATCGAAGTCGCCCCCGACCCGCGCCTGTCCGGCCTGCTGCCCGAAACCGCCGGGCCGCATGTGCCGCTGTTCCGCTGA
- a CDS encoding adenosine kinase, with product MKRYDLVGIGNAVVDVISQSDDSFLDHMGIEKGIMQLIGRERAEVLYGAMDGRVQTPGGSVANTIAGAGALGLETAFIGRVRDDALGQFYAGAMSENGIDFVNPPVADGELPTSRSMIFVSPDGERSMNTYLGISTGLSSQDVSPDVTGNARIMFLEGYLFDHDAGKTAFREAARATRAGGGQTGIAISDPFCVDRHRADFISLIQHDLDFVIGNEAEIQSLFESDHLDDALVMTAALCPLVVCTRSGDGVTVMQGTDRIDVAVDAITPVDATGAGDQFAAGFLYGMATGRDLKSCARIGNICAREVISHIGPRPEADIGAMLRAEGLA from the coding sequence ATGAAGCGTTACGACCTGGTCGGCATCGGCAATGCCGTCGTCGATGTCATCAGCCAATCCGACGACAGTTTCCTGGATCACATGGGCATCGAGAAAGGGATCATGCAGCTCATCGGGCGCGAGCGGGCCGAGGTGCTCTATGGCGCGATGGACGGCCGCGTCCAGACGCCGGGCGGGTCTGTTGCCAACACCATCGCCGGGGCCGGCGCGCTGGGGCTGGAGACCGCGTTCATCGGCCGGGTGCGCGACGATGCGCTGGGCCAGTTCTATGCCGGCGCGATGAGCGAAAACGGGATCGACTTCGTCAACCCGCCGGTGGCCGATGGCGAATTGCCCACCTCGCGTTCGATGATCTTCGTCTCGCCCGATGGTGAACGCTCGATGAACACCTATCTCGGCATTTCGACCGGGCTGAGTTCGCAGGACGTGTCGCCCGATGTCACCGGCAATGCCAGGATCATGTTTCTCGAAGGCTACCTGTTCGACCACGACGCCGGAAAGACCGCGTTCCGCGAGGCCGCGCGGGCCACGCGCGCGGGCGGCGGGCAGACCGGCATCGCGATCTCAGACCCGTTCTGCGTCGACCGGCACCGGGCCGATTTCATTTCACTGATCCAGCACGATCTGGATTTCGTGATCGGCAACGAGGCGGAAATCCAGTCGCTGTTCGAAAGCGATCACCTGGACGACGCGCTGGTGATGACCGCCGCGCTGTGCCCGCTGGTGGTCTGCACCCGGTCGGGCGACGGGGTGACGGTCATGCAGGGCACCGACCGGATCGACGTGGCCGTGGACGCGATCACGCCGGTGGACGCCACCGGCGCGGGCGACCAGTTCGCCGCCGGGTTCCTCTACGGGATGGCGACCGGGCGCGATCTGAAATCCTGCGCCCGCATCGGCAATATCTGCGCGCGCGAGGTGATCTCTCACATCGGGCCGCGCCCCGAGGCCGATATCGGCGCCATGTTGCGGGCCGAGGGGCTGGCATGA
- the nth gene encoding endonuclease III — translation MARQLDYHAIHEIFSRFRASDPEPKGELEHVNAYTLLVAVALSAQATDAGVNKATRGLFPVADTPQKMLDLGEAGLTDHIKTIGLFRQKAKNVIRLSRILVEDHGGEVPSSRAALQALPGVGRKTANVVLNMWWRFPAQAVDTHIFRLGNRSGIAPGKDVVAVERAIEDNVPAEFQLHAHHWMILHGRYTCKARKPQCGACLIRDICQYEEKSL, via the coding sequence ATGGCCCGGCAACTCGATTACCACGCGATCCACGAGATCTTTTCCCGTTTCCGGGCGTCCGACCCTGAACCCAAGGGCGAACTGGAGCATGTGAACGCCTATACGCTGCTCGTCGCGGTGGCGTTGAGCGCGCAGGCCACCGATGCCGGGGTGAACAAGGCCACGCGCGGGCTGTTTCCCGTCGCCGATACACCGCAGAAGATGCTCGATCTCGGCGAAGCGGGCCTAACCGACCATATCAAGACCATCGGCCTGTTCCGGCAGAAGGCAAAAAATGTCATCCGGCTCAGCCGCATTCTGGTCGAGGATCACGGCGGCGAGGTGCCGTCATCCCGCGCGGCGTTGCAGGCGCTGCCCGGCGTCGGGCGCAAGACCGCGAACGTGGTGCTGAACATGTGGTGGCGCTTTCCGGCCCAGGCGGTGGATACGCATATCTTCCGGCTCGGCAACCGGTCGGGCATCGCTCCGGGCAAGGATGTCGTCGCGGTCGAACGCGCGATCGAGGACAACGTGCCCGCCGAATTCCAGCTTCATGCGCATCACTGGATGATCCTGCATGGGCGCTATACCTGCAAGGCGCGCAAACCCCAATGCGGTGCCTGTTTGATCCGCGACATCTGCCAGTACGAGGAAAAATCCCTATGA
- a CDS encoding methylated-DNA--[protein]-cysteine S-methyltransferase, translating to MNMQTPEQGYHYQVMRRAIELIDDNSAGGGKDMSLEDLAARMDMSPAHFQRLFSQWVGVSPKRYQQYLALGHARALLRDRFSTLETALGTGLSGTGRLHDLFLRWEAMSPGEFARRGAGLTIRWGWLDSPFGPALVMATDRGLCGIAFGSECSRDAAFADLASRWPEAGFVEDVDALRPWAEAAFAQSGETRLHMIGAPFQIKVWEALLAIPSGSVTTYSEIAQAVGHPRAVRAVGTAVGRNPVSWLIPCHRALRKSGGLGGYHWGLQVKRAMLAFEAARAES from the coding sequence ATGAACATGCAGACGCCGGAACAGGGCTATCACTATCAGGTCATGCGCCGGGCGATCGAGCTGATCGACGACAACAGCGCCGGCGGGGGCAAGGACATGTCGCTGGAGGATCTCGCCGCCCGGATGGACATGAGCCCCGCGCATTTCCAGCGGCTGTTTTCGCAATGGGTTGGCGTATCACCCAAGCGGTATCAGCAATATCTCGCGCTGGGCCATGCGCGGGCGCTCTTGCGCGACCGGTTCTCGACGCTCGAAACCGCCCTCGGCACCGGGTTGTCGGGCACCGGCCGCCTGCATGACCTGTTCCTGCGCTGGGAGGCGATGAGCCCCGGCGAGTTTGCCCGCCGCGGCGCGGGGCTGACGATCCGCTGGGGGTGGCTCGACAGCCCGTTCGGCCCGGCACTGGTCATGGCCACCGACCGGGGGCTGTGCGGGATCGCCTTTGGATCGGAATGCAGCCGCGACGCCGCCTTTGCCGATCTGGCGTCGCGCTGGCCCGAGGCCGGTTTCGTCGAGGACGTGGATGCGCTGCGCCCCTGGGCCGAAGCGGCCTTTGCCCAATCCGGCGAAACCCGGCTGCACATGATCGGCGCGCCGTTCCAGATCAAGGTCTGGGAGGCGCTGCTGGCGATCCCGTCGGGCAGCGTCACCACCTATTCCGAGATCGCGCAGGCGGTGGGCCATCCCCGCGCGGTGCGCGCGGTCGGCACAGCAGTGGGGCGCAACCCGGTGAGCTGGCTGATCCCGTGCCATCGCGCGCTGCGCAAATCCGGCGGGCTGGGCGGCTACCACTGGGGCCTGCAGGTCAAGCGGGCGATGCTGGCCTTCGAGGCGGCGCGCGCGGAATCGTGA
- a CDS encoding OmpA family protein: protein MTRKLTVALLLGGAVAVAGCTDPALLDPNADHSKAQQGALLGGVLGAGVTAVTGGGGKNIALAAAAGAVAGGLIGNQLDKQAAELRAQLANDGITVTNTGEQLVVSLPQDITFDTDSYTVRPSLRSEVGKVADNLVRYPNSSVQVIGHTDNQGDATYNFGLSQRRAGAVADLLQAGGVGYGRLQTIGRGEEQPVASNLTPEGRAQNRRVEIVVIPNQG, encoded by the coding sequence ATGACCAGAAAATTGACCGTTGCGCTGCTGCTGGGCGGCGCCGTTGCCGTGGCCGGTTGCACCGATCCGGCGCTTCTCGATCCGAATGCGGACCATTCCAAGGCCCAGCAGGGCGCCCTGCTGGGCGGCGTGCTGGGCGCGGGGGTCACCGCGGTCACCGGCGGCGGAGGCAAGAACATCGCGCTGGCGGCTGCCGCGGGCGCGGTCGCGGGCGGCCTGATCGGCAACCAGCTCGACAAGCAGGCGGCGGAACTGCGCGCCCAGCTGGCCAATGACGGGATCACCGTGACCAATACCGGCGAACAGCTGGTGGTGTCGCTGCCGCAGGACATCACCTTCGACACCGACAGCTACACCGTGCGGCCGTCGCTGCGCTCCGAGGTCGGCAAGGTCGCGGACAATCTCGTGCGGTATCCCAACAGCTCGGTGCAGGTGATCGGCCACACCGACAACCAGGGTGACGCCACATATAACTTTGGCCTGTCCCAGCGCCGCGCCGGCGCGGTGGCGGACCTGCTGCAGGCTGGCGGCGTGGGTTATGGCCGGTTGCAGACCATCGGCCGGGGCGAGGAACAGCCGGTCGCGTCGAACCTGACGCCCGAAGGTCGGGCGCAGAACCGGCGCGTCGAGATCGTCGTGATCCCGAACCAGGGCTGA
- a CDS encoding NADPH-dependent FMN reductase, producing the protein MTDPVLLGLSGSLRADATNRRLIREAARLFGPCALVEADPRLPLYDADDEERAGIPPAVQRLADQIAVADAVVISTPEYNKGISGVLKNAFDWVSRTPGNPWADKPVAVMSAAAGRAGGEQAQTMLRACLVPFQPRVLQGPAVHLAGSRNAFDESGRLGSDLNRAAVQALMDKLRAEIGR; encoded by the coding sequence GTGACCGATCCTGTTCTGCTCGGCCTGTCCGGTTCGCTGCGTGCGGATGCCACCAACCGGCGCCTGATCCGCGAAGCGGCCCGCCTGTTCGGCCCCTGCGCCCTCGTCGAGGCCGATCCGCGGTTGCCGCTTTACGATGCGGATGACGAGGAGCGCGCGGGCATCCCGCCGGCCGTGCAGCGGCTAGCCGATCAAATCGCTGTGGCGGATGCGGTGGTGATCTCGACCCCTGAATACAACAAGGGGATATCGGGCGTGCTGAAAAACGCGTTCGACTGGGTCAGCCGGACACCGGGCAATCCCTGGGCCGACAAGCCCGTCGCCGTGATGTCGGCGGCGGCGGGACGCGCCGGGGGCGAACAGGCGCAGACGATGCTGCGCGCCTGCCTGGTCCCGTTCCAGCCGCGTGTCCTGCAGGGGCCGGCGGTCCATCTGGCGGGCAGCCGGAACGCGTTCGACGAGAGCGGCCGGCTGGGCAGCGACCTCAACCGCGCGGCGGTGCAGGCGCTGATGGACAAGCTGCGCGCCGAGATCGGGCGCTAG
- a CDS encoding VOC family protein, with the protein MTPRLATLDHLVLTVSDIDVSVAFYTQVLGMVAERFRPADGDPRLALKFGRQKINLHPAAAPYAPCAAQAGAGTADLCFLTDTPLADWQAHLAAEGIAIEQGPVPRNGATGPIMSIYLRDPDGNLIEIATPAA; encoded by the coding sequence ATGACGCCACGGCTGGCCACGCTCGATCACCTCGTCCTGACCGTGTCCGACATCGATGTCTCGGTGGCGTTCTACACGCAGGTGCTGGGCATGGTGGCCGAACGGTTCCGGCCTGCCGATGGCGACCCGCGCCTGGCGCTGAAATTCGGACGTCAGAAAATCAACCTGCACCCCGCCGCCGCACCCTATGCGCCCTGCGCGGCGCAGGCCGGCGCCGGGACCGCCGATCTGTGTTTCCTGACCGATACGCCGCTGGCCGATTGGCAGGCCCACCTGGCCGCCGAGGGCATCGCCATCGAGCAGGGCCCGGTTCCGCGCAACGGTGCGACCGGGCCGATCATGTCGATCTATCTGCGCGATCCCGATGGCAACCTGATCGAGATTGCCACGCCCGCCGCCTAG